In one Chryseobacterium camelliae genomic region, the following are encoded:
- a CDS encoding SusD/RagB family nutrient-binding outer membrane lipoprotein: protein MKKILLNIALLAVIGFGLMSCDRNLDEMNVDGSRISDPVASKLLVPIQYNMSSINYMRADDFTFDIMQVSLGFPNEGNSLSRYYITENTGTGFWNNSYKWLMQIKDMRKAAERDNDANYTAIAMVLNAWVYSNLTDTYGDVPFSEASSLDEGIAQPKFDKQKDIYVKLLDELKTANSLFVTTKTLTGTDLFYKAESDANGILNWKKFCNSLSLRLLTRILSKNGEVNVNARIQEIINNPTTYPIFQSNAETAKLNITGVAPLLPPIARPQDFTTSRAASEFFVETLKANNDPRMAMFFSTAKDLATNANIGYKGAPSGYSPGTVFTYQPSNLNQNLAKAPLNILVFPYAELQFILSELAFKGVIPGNAQTFYENGVKATIEQWGATVPANYFTNTNVAYNGTLERIMLQKYVSLFFVDQQQWFEKRRTGFPILPNNGGLLNNGQLPSRLMYPPNPRVLNTANYQAAVQQMGGDDINVKVWWNK, encoded by the coding sequence ATGAAAAAAATACTTTTAAATATAGCTTTATTAGCAGTTATTGGCTTCGGTTTAATGTCTTGCGATAGAAATTTGGATGAGATGAATGTAGACGGAAGCAGAATCAGTGATCCGGTAGCTTCAAAATTATTGGTTCCGATCCAGTATAATATGTCGTCGATTAATTACATGAGAGCAGACGATTTTACGTTCGATATTATGCAGGTTTCTTTAGGTTTTCCGAACGAAGGGAATTCTCTTAGTCGTTACTACATTACCGAAAATACAGGAACAGGTTTCTGGAATAACAGTTACAAATGGTTAATGCAGATCAAAGATATGAGAAAAGCGGCGGAGAGAGATAATGATGCCAACTATACCGCTATTGCAATGGTTTTAAATGCTTGGGTATATTCAAACCTTACCGATACATATGGAGATGTCCCATTTTCCGAAGCATCAAGTTTAGATGAAGGAATTGCTCAACCAAAATTTGACAAACAAAAAGATATTTATGTAAAATTATTAGATGAATTAAAAACTGCAAATTCTCTTTTTGTAACCACAAAAACATTAACAGGGACAGATCTTTTCTATAAAGCGGAATCAGATGCCAATGGAATTCTGAATTGGAAGAAATTTTGTAATTCTCTTTCATTGAGACTGCTAACAAGGATTTTGAGTAAAAATGGAGAAGTAAACGTCAATGCAAGAATTCAGGAGATCATCAATAACCCTACTACGTATCCTATCTTCCAGAGCAATGCCGAAACAGCAAAACTGAATATCACAGGAGTTGCGCCACTGCTTCCGCCTATTGCCCGTCCGCAGGATTTTACTACAAGTAGAGCTGCTTCAGAATTTTTTGTCGAAACGTTAAAAGCGAATAATGATCCGAGAATGGCCATGTTCTTCTCCACGGCAAAAGATTTAGCTACTAATGCTAATATTGGCTATAAAGGTGCTCCTTCGGGTTACAGTCCGGGTACAGTTTTTACTTATCAGCCTTCCAATTTAAACCAGAATTTGGCAAAAGCTCCTTTAAATATCCTTGTGTTTCCTTATGCTGAATTGCAGTTTATCCTTTCAGAATTAGCATTCAAGGGAGTTATTCCTGGAAATGCTCAGACTTTCTACGAAAACGGGGTGAAAGCTACCATTGAACAGTGGGGAGCTACCGTACCGGCAAACTATTTTACCAATACCAATGTTGCTTATAACGGAACTTTAGAAAGAATCATGCTTCAGAAATATGTGTCTTTATTCTTTGTAGATCAGCAGCAATGGTTTGAAAAAAGAAGAACAGGCTTCCCGATATTGCCTAACAACGGAGGTCTTTTAAATAACGGTCAGTTACCATCAAGATTAATGTATCCACCGAATCCTAGAGTTTTGAATACGGCTAATTATCAGGCGGCAGTTCAGCAAATGGGAGGTGATGACATCAATGTAAAAGTTTGGTGGAATAAATAA
- a CDS encoding calcineurin-like phosphoesterase C-terminal domain-containing protein: MNIKFLMPCLLISAMAFSQASVSGYVYEDSNKNQKKENKEKGIDGVAVSNGEQVVLTDKNGRYSLPVQDGQTIFVIKPSGYMTPVNENNLPQYYYQYKPKGSPTDFKYKGSAPTGELPKEINFALNKQNESKNFDILVFGDPQPYTEKQLDYFRRAIVNEVKATKKNAVLGISLGDLVGDNLSLQKPYADVMKEIGLPWYNVMGNHDMNYEAKEDMLSDETFESNFGPANYSFNYGNVHFIVLDDILYPDPRDGKGYWGGFREDQMKFVENDLKLVDKNKLIVVSFHIPLEHKNENNFRNSDRQKLFDYLTPFQNALILSAHTHIQQQLFYGKAAGWNGSKDLHEYNVGTTCGDWWSGTSDDLGLPTSTMRDGTAKGYSFISFNDNQYKVKYKTAGKPEDYQINLYVPKVVPYPSKTSAKILANFFMGSKKDKVEYRIDDEKWEAMEYDETVDPNFVMSVFKWDITQNLFPGRRPSNPEVSRHIWTGDFSKKLSLGKHRVEVRATDMYGNQFSTSQEFEVQNSILIP, from the coding sequence ATGAATATAAAATTTTTAATGCCGTGTCTGCTAATTTCTGCAATGGCATTTTCACAAGCTTCTGTTTCGGGATATGTATATGAAGACAGCAACAAAAATCAGAAGAAAGAGAACAAAGAAAAAGGAATTGACGGAGTAGCGGTTTCCAATGGAGAGCAGGTTGTTTTAACAGACAAAAACGGGAGATACAGCTTACCGGTTCAGGATGGACAAACGATTTTTGTCATCAAACCTTCAGGATACATGACTCCGGTAAATGAAAATAATTTACCTCAATATTACTATCAGTACAAACCGAAAGGTTCACCCACAGATTTCAAATACAAAGGTTCTGCGCCAACCGGAGAGCTTCCGAAAGAGATCAATTTTGCCTTAAATAAGCAAAACGAAAGTAAAAACTTCGACATTTTGGTTTTCGGAGATCCGCAGCCTTACACAGAAAAACAATTGGATTATTTTAGAAGAGCCATTGTAAATGAAGTGAAGGCAACCAAGAAAAATGCAGTGTTGGGAATCAGTTTGGGGGATTTGGTAGGAGATAATTTAAGCTTACAAAAACCTTACGCAGATGTGATGAAAGAAATCGGTTTACCTTGGTATAATGTAATGGGTAACCACGACATGAATTACGAAGCCAAGGAAGATATGCTTTCAGACGAAACCTTTGAATCCAACTTCGGTCCTGCCAATTATTCTTTCAATTATGGAAACGTACATTTCATTGTGTTGGATGATATTCTTTACCCGGATCCGAGAGACGGAAAAGGATATTGGGGTGGTTTCCGTGAAGACCAGATGAAATTTGTTGAAAATGATTTGAAACTGGTTGATAAAAACAAACTGATTGTTGTTTCTTTTCATATTCCGTTGGAGCATAAAAATGAAAATAATTTCAGAAATTCAGACCGTCAGAAATTATTTGATTATTTAACGCCTTTCCAGAATGCCTTGATTTTATCGGCTCACACACATATTCAGCAACAACTTTTCTACGGTAAAGCTGCGGGATGGAATGGCTCCAAAGACCTTCACGAATATAACGTAGGAACCACTTGCGGAGATTGGTGGTCAGGAACTTCAGATGATCTGGGATTGCCGACTTCAACGATGAGAGACGGTACGGCAAAAGGATATTCTTTTATCAGTTTCAATGATAATCAATATAAAGTTAAATATAAGACAGCAGGGAAACCGGAAGATTATCAGATTAATTTATATGTCCCTAAAGTAGTTCCTTATCCGTCTAAAACTTCTGCAAAAATTTTGGCTAATTTCTTTATGGGAAGCAAAAAAGACAAAGTAGAATACAGAATTGACGATGAAAAGTGGGAAGCAATGGAATACGATGAAACTGTTGATCCAAATTTTGTAATGTCGGTGTTCAAATGGGATATAACACAAAATCTTTTCCCTGGAAGAAGACCTTCAAATCCGGAAGTTTCAAGACACATCTGGACGGGAGATTTCTCTAAAAAACTTTCTTTAGGAAAACATAGGGTTGAGGTAAGAGCGACGGATATGTATGGAAATCAGTTCTCAACATCACAAGAATTTGAGGTTCAAAACTCAATTCTTATTCCTTAG
- a CDS encoding 3-ketoacyl-ACP reductase: protein MKVSGKNAIITGGGRGLGKAVALALANEGVNIGITGRNEENLRSTVEEIKNIGVNAAYAVFSVDHEEDVKSGIESLAKQLGGVDILINNAGIGDFGSIEEMPSETWEQVIKTNLFGVYYAAKAVYPFMKTKGEGDIVNVASTAGLKGGPNMSAYAASKAAVVSLSQSMMAEWRKQNIRVITLTPSTIASDMSIQGGLTDGNPDKVLQPEDFAEWVRDILKMNRRALIANGSIFSTNP from the coding sequence ATGAAGGTAAGCGGAAAAAATGCGATTATCACCGGCGGAGGAAGAGGATTGGGAAAAGCGGTGGCTTTAGCATTGGCAAATGAAGGAGTAAACATAGGAATTACCGGGCGAAATGAAGAGAATTTAAGAAGTACGGTAGAAGAGATCAAAAATATCGGGGTGAATGCAGCATATGCTGTTTTTTCTGTTGATCATGAGGAGGACGTGAAATCCGGAATTGAATCTCTGGCAAAACAATTGGGTGGAGTTGATATTCTGATTAATAATGCAGGAATCGGTGATTTCGGGTCTATCGAAGAAATGCCTTCTGAAACTTGGGAGCAGGTGATTAAAACCAATCTTTTCGGAGTATATTATGCGGCAAAAGCGGTATATCCGTTCATGAAAACAAAAGGAGAAGGTGATATTGTAAACGTAGCATCAACGGCAGGCTTGAAAGGAGGACCCAATATGTCGGCTTATGCAGCTTCAAAAGCGGCTGTAGTTTCATTATCACAATCTATGATGGCGGAATGGAGAAAACAAAATATTCGTGTCATCACGCTTACACCAAGTACAATTGCATCTGATATGTCGATTCAGGGAGGATTAACAGACGGAAACCCGGATAAAGTACTTCAGCCGGAAGATTTTGCAGAATGGGTAAGAGATATCCTGAAAATGAACAGAAGAGCTTTGATCGCGAACGGTTCTATTTTCTCTACCAATCCATAA
- the prmA gene encoding 50S ribosomal protein L11 methyltransferase, with translation MQNYLEFDFKISPLQPWNEILMAELIEIGFDSFTEELEGILGYIQKDLFNEEELKALPLFQNEEVKIEYTFQEMPNINWNEEWEKNFEPINIDDKVLIRAEFHESVPGMHEIIIQPKMSFGTGHHPTTHLMIQQMMDIDFTDKKVLDMGCGTSVLAIYAKQIGAGDTKAIDIDEWSVENSKENAVRNGVELDIELGTADNLGKDQYDIILANINRNILISDIPTYVSVLNDGGKLLLSGLCFFDVDDILEVCKENGLELKKQLQREEWVSLLLEK, from the coding sequence ATGCAAAATTATTTAGAATTCGATTTCAAAATTTCTCCGCTCCAGCCCTGGAACGAAATATTAATGGCAGAGCTTATCGAGATAGGTTTTGACAGTTTTACAGAAGAGCTGGAAGGTATTTTAGGATATATTCAGAAAGACTTATTTAATGAAGAAGAATTGAAGGCGCTTCCGCTTTTCCAGAATGAAGAGGTAAAAATCGAATACACTTTCCAGGAAATGCCCAATATTAACTGGAACGAAGAATGGGAAAAGAATTTCGAACCGATCAATATTGATGATAAAGTATTAATCCGAGCAGAATTCCACGAATCTGTTCCCGGAATGCATGAAATTATCATTCAGCCTAAAATGTCTTTCGGAACAGGACATCACCCGACGACGCATTTGATGATCCAGCAAATGATGGATATTGATTTCACTGATAAAAAAGTCTTGGATATGGGATGCGGAACTTCGGTATTGGCAATTTATGCAAAACAGATCGGAGCCGGAGATACCAAAGCAATAGATATCGACGAATGGTCGGTGGAAAACTCAAAAGAAAATGCAGTAAGAAACGGCGTTGAGCTGGATATTGAATTGGGAACTGCCGACAATTTAGGCAAAGATCAGTATGACATTATTTTAGCAAACATCAATAGAAATATTCTGATCTCAGACATTCCAACCTATGTTTCTGTATTGAATGATGGTGGGAAATTATTATTGTCGGGATTGTGCTTCTTTGACGTTGATGATATTCTGGAAGTGTGTAAAGAAAACGGTTTAGAGCTTAAAAAACAGCTTCAGAGAGAGGAGTGGGTAAGCCTGCTTCTTGAAAAATAA
- a CDS encoding SH3 domain-containing protein, whose protein sequence is MKTYLTALLVLIIQVLSAQEENAVYAHGIFHFDDNKPQKIFTDRTRVRLDPNLDAQILDSLQTNQQVLILKKEEAVLQLGERSANWYKISYQKGDKASEGYVWGGNLCVGYRNKNGYDFLFGLTKTIKKKDKKYNQDYDQNIASIKVLENNVLIDEVSFDTGSGESLSYSTFNIESNHKLQNVELTLKAMVSGEACGIASYDQYVLFKDKKLVALPQLMNVGDADVYYHSEEFIFPNDKGGIPNAFVFKMEEMEKDDKDREKKKKASKTYLWDGSSYKLK, encoded by the coding sequence ATGAAAACTTATTTAACCGCTTTACTGGTATTGATCATTCAGGTTTTATCGGCACAGGAGGAAAATGCGGTCTATGCTCACGGAATTTTCCATTTTGATGATAATAAACCTCAAAAAATATTCACCGACAGAACGAGAGTAAGATTGGATCCCAACCTTGACGCTCAAATTTTAGATTCTCTGCAAACCAATCAGCAAGTTCTCATTCTTAAAAAGGAAGAAGCCGTTCTTCAACTGGGAGAAAGAAGTGCCAATTGGTATAAAATTTCTTACCAAAAGGGGGATAAAGCTTCCGAAGGTTATGTTTGGGGCGGAAACCTTTGTGTAGGATACAGAAACAAGAATGGCTATGATTTCCTGTTCGGATTAACGAAAACGATCAAGAAAAAAGATAAAAAATATAACCAGGATTATGATCAAAACATTGCCAGTATAAAAGTACTGGAAAACAATGTATTGATTGATGAGGTTTCTTTTGACACAGGTTCCGGCGAAAGTCTGAGCTATAGTACATTTAACATTGAAAGCAATCATAAGCTGCAAAACGTAGAACTGACTTTGAAAGCCATGGTTTCCGGTGAAGCGTGTGGAATTGCAAGCTACGATCAGTATGTTCTTTTTAAAGATAAAAAACTGGTTGCTCTTCCCCAGCTCATGAATGTTGGTGATGCAGATGTCTATTATCACAGCGAAGAATTTATTTTCCCTAACGATAAAGGAGGAATCCCCAATGCTTTTGTTTTTAAAATGGAAGAAATGGAAAAGGATGACAAAGATCGTGAAAAAAAGAAAAAAGCTTCAAAAACCTATCTCTGGGATGGAAGTTCTTATAAACTGAAATAA